GTTAACTCAGTGAGTTTATGTGGAAATAAGACCACATTTTTAAAAAGGCGATCCTGCTTCAATTGAAAGGTTTCGAATAAATGATTTTCAAATTGCTTCAGGTTTTCTATATTTTTCATGTCAGCTACATGCTTTTCATAATCATGCAAAGTCAGGCCTATGTGCTGCAAGTCATCCTCGAATTCTTCATTGACATGCTGCAGATCATGTTCAAGTCTTGATCTGACATTTTCATAAAAACCGATTTCAAGTCTTTTGGATGAGGTGTGAATTAATTCATCACTATGATGAAGAAGTGCTTTGATATGCGATTGAAAGGCATTCCATTCATTGAATGGATGCTCGGGCTGTTTCATGGAGGTGAAGAAGAGGTCCAAGAACCTGATTTTCCATGAATGCAGAGTTTTTTTGACAGATGAGCGGAACTCTTCAAGACCAAGTTCTTGTTCTACGTGTTTGTCAATCTGATTAATAACAATCAGTAACGGCTTCCGTTCATTAGTCAGTTGCTTTAAAAATGTCAAATTTGTTTCACTTTGAACATGGTTGTAATCCATTACATAGACTACCATGTCCGTTGTATAAAGCTGATCAATGGTTACATTTTGGTGTTCTGGATCAGTCGAATCTACACCAGGTGTATCGAGAATCCCAGAATCTCCAGACATCCAGGGCAATGGGAAGCTTACCTCCAGATGATGAATATCAGCACCATTTCTCCCCCATTCCCTTACTTTATTCCACGGAATCTCCTGATGGAAGGCTTCCACTTCTTCAGAATGATTCAAAAATACCTGTAGCCCTGTTTCTCCGTTTTTAATTTGAATGACATTAGCACTTGTAGGTACAGGGCTTACCGGCAGAAGTTCTTCCCCCATCAATGTATTGAGAAGTGTGGATTTGCCGGCGGAAAAATGACCGCAAAATGCAATCTCAAAACCGGGATTCACTTGTTTTTTCTTAATCCTCTCGAGGTATTGGGATTCTTGATCAGTTAACAGGTTTGTAACTGACAGTGGTTCTGTTGATTCAGTCATGATTACGTTCCACCCTCCAAATGAAATCACGCTTTCAGTTTATCAAGAATGAGAACGGTTTGAAAAGCATTCTCATTTTCATAAAAAAAAGCCGTCCGTTAAAAGACGGCTCTGATGACTTATCCTTCAAGAAGCAGGGATTCCGGATCTTCAATCAATTCTTTTACTTTCACGAGAAAGCCGACAGCATCTTTACCATCAATGATTCTGTGATCATAACTCAGAGCGATGTACATCATCGGCCGATTTTCAAATGTGTCGTCCCCTGTTGCTACAGGTCGCTTCTGAATGGTGTGCATGCCAAGTATCCCTACCTGGGGTGAATTGAGTATAGGCGTTGACCAAAGTGAACCGAATACTCCTCCATTCGTGATGGTGAAGCTGCCTCCCTGCAAATCCTCCAAGCCGAGTTTTTTACCATGGGCTTTCTCCGCTAAGTGACCGATTTCTTTTTCGATACCCGCAAAATCAAGTCTGTCTGCATCACGAACAACGGGAACAACCAGGCCATCCTCTGTGGAAACCGCCATGCCAATATCATAGAAATCTTTAAGAATGATTTCATCCCCGTCAATTTCCGCATTGACGTATGGATATTTTTTCAAAGCACCGATGACGGCTTTTGTGAAAAAAGACATAAAACCGAGTTTAACACCGAAATCATCTTGGAATTTATCTTTTCGCCGATCTCTTAATGCCATGAGATTAGTCATATCGACTTCGTTAAAGGTGGTCAGCATCGCAGCAGTCTGTTGGGCTTCAACCAACCGTTTTGCAATGGTTTGACGTCTTCTTGACATTTTTTCGCGTCTGACCGGTTTTCTGATGTCATCATCATGAGTATCTGATGAAGAATCGGTTGACTGATTTTGATTGGTTTTACCTTGGCTATGA
This genomic window from [Bacillus] selenitireducens MLS10 contains:
- the odhB gene encoding 2-oxoglutarate dehydrogenase complex dihydrolipoyllysine-residue succinyltransferase; protein product: MIEIKVPELAESITEGTIAKWLKSPGDTIEKGDDIVELETDKVNVEVHAEASGILSEVLFEEGDTVQVGDVIARLEAGNNDDKENEQQNEDTESTSDTAKADAGNDQKEAVSSDSSGQTEKNKEQERIIASPATRKYAREKGIDLKDIQPADPMGKVTNRDIDHHSQGKTNQNQSTDSSSDTHDDDIRKPVRREKMSRRRQTIAKRLVEAQQTAAMLTTFNEVDMTNLMALRDRRKDKFQDDFGVKLGFMSFFTKAVIGALKKYPYVNAEIDGDEIILKDFYDIGMAVSTEDGLVVPVVRDADRLDFAGIEKEIGHLAEKAHGKKLGLEDLQGGSFTITNGGVFGSLWSTPILNSPQVGILGMHTIQKRPVATGDDTFENRPMMYIALSYDHRIIDGKDAVGFLVKVKELIEDPESLLLEG